One genomic segment of Gammaproteobacteria bacterium includes these proteins:
- a CDS encoding cytochrome c, translated as MRDRCLFLVLALLLTPVSASEVEELIVGGRIYDKWWVDAGLTPPDSTHTAYKDGKKSGNTTWRCKECHGWDYRGKDGAYSKGSHYSGIKGIREAEGRSVEQIRRILENTQHGYGKYLTGEHLNAVSRFVSKGQIDMTKYISYDTKQVKGDAKEGKRHYKKYCLDCHGKAGDTMNLASGKSKAEYVGTIANKNPWETLHKIRFGHPGAVMDMKRMHNSRQHHSSMRKMWEHMPPMLGVLSEKEQVDLLAYLQTLSM; from the coding sequence ATGAGAGACAGATGCCTATTTTTAGTTCTGGCGCTCTTGCTGACACCTGTAAGTGCCAGCGAGGTTGAAGAATTGATTGTTGGTGGGCGTATTTACGATAAATGGTGGGTTGATGCCGGGCTGACGCCGCCTGATAGTACGCATACGGCATATAAAGACGGTAAGAAAAGTGGAAACACCACCTGGCGCTGTAAAGAGTGTCACGGTTGGGATTACCGCGGTAAAGACGGAGCCTATTCAAAGGGCAGTCACTATTCCGGCATTAAGGGAATTCGGGAAGCTGAAGGCCGATCGGTTGAACAGATACGTCGAATTCTAGAAAATACTCAGCACGGATATGGCAAGTATCTGACTGGCGAGCATCTAAACGCAGTGTCCCGATTTGTCAGCAAAGGACAGATTGATATGACTAAATACATCTCATACGATACCAAACAAGTTAAAGGTGATGCGAAAGAGGGTAAACGTCACTACAAAAAATATTGCCTGGATTGTCACGGTAAAGCAGGAGACACTATGAACCTTGCTTCCGGAAAAAGTAAGGCCGAATATGTTGGGACCATAGCCAACAAGAATCCGTGGGAAACATTGCACAAAATACGCTTTGGTCATCCCGGAGCTGTAATGGATATGAAAAGGATGCACAATAGCCGTCAGCATCACAGTTCCATGCGAAAGATGTGGGAGCATATGCCGCCTATGCTGGGCGTGTTGAGCGAAAAGGAACAGGTTGATCTGTTAGCGTACCTGCAAACTTTGTCTATGTAA